GTATCAAAATGGTTAAGAAGCACATGCGGCTAAAGCCTTTGTCGGACGTGAGGGATTAATGCTTTACTAGTAAAGGGAAAAAGTAGTGGTAGAAGCAGAAAAATAGATTCCGAGGTTGAAGAAAGCTAGAAACAGGAATTGGAAGATGAACAGGGATTCTCTAGTTACAAAGAAATTCAAAGCTGTCCGCGCTTCGGATAGTGCATGATGTAGAAATGAGCTACATAGGAGTACATCAGTTAGTACGCTATCGATTAAATGCTAAATTAAAAGTTCCCCGCCCAGTTCACATCCAACAAAAAGAAGCAGCAGTCGAAGGCTTTCAAAAAACTAGGACAACGTCTACAGCAGATTCTAAATCAGAATTGAGACAAAGTGGAACGATATCAACGAGTTCGATACTAGTGTCAGGATAAGACTCGAATCGGATTAATTACACTTTGGGCAAAAAAACTGACCGCTAAAGGAATCCAGCCAGTTGGTATAGAGTAATGGTGCTTTGATTACCTTTGGTTGTATGGTCTAGTTGAACCACGTAGAGACAGCTGCTTGGTGCGCGTATATGCGGAAGTGCGCCTTTGTCTTGCTAAGTCAGCATTCCCTTGCGTCTTACGCCAACGCGGTGAAACAGTTACGTTGCGGAGGTTCCCTCCGTTGCGAGACACCCTCGACAGTACGTGCGTACAAGTCCTTCGTCTGCGGAGGGAAAGCCAAGGCGCGTTTTGAGTGGGAAGCTTCTCACTCAAAAGCCGCCGTTCCTGCAAGGCTTTCTCGCAAAAGCGTTGCGGGGGTTTCCCCCGTTGCGACCAAGGACGCTTCGTCCGCAGGTGAGTCCGTTGCGGGGGTTCCCCGCGTCTTCTGGAACTGTCGAGGGCGAGGTACCTGCGGGGGGTACCCCTTGGTTGTCGAGGGCGAGTAAACTGAGTCAAGACCCCGCGTCGCCGACAGGCGCAAGGGAATGCTAACGGGTGTTGAACCATGCGCGGGGGTCTGACTTCTGTCGGCGACGCGGTGAGTCCAGTTCTGCGGACGGGTCAGTTGCGGAAGTGCGCCTTACTCTCTGCAGGGAACTGGCAAACCCTTTAGGGGGTCGCATCCGCTTTTCCTACGGCTTTATGACGTTTTGAAGGAATTACTTGCTCATATGCTGACCAAAAATCAGTGTAACTAACTGTACACTGTCGATATACAGGAGTTAATGAGAGCCAAAGTTTTCTGGCACTAACTCGAATGCGATCGCCAACATAAACTCCCACTATTTCCTTGGTTTCTAAATCTAAAAATAACCAAACCCATTGTTGATTACCTTTATTGCTTACAAACGACCACATTTTCTTACATTGAATAGTCAATTTCTCTGTCTTGGTGCGCGTTCGCGATTCGTCTTAAAAAGACGCGGTGAGACAGTTGCGTTGCGGAGGTTTCCTCCGTTGCGTGACACCCTCGACAGTACGTGCGTACAAGTCCTTCGTCTGCGGAGGGAAAGCCAAGGCGCGTTTTGAGTGGGAAGCTTCTCACCCAAAAGCCGCCGTTCCTGCAAGGCTGTCTCGCAAAACCGTTGCGGGGGTTCCCCCCGTTGCGACCAAGGACGCTTCGTCCGCAGGTGAGTCCGTTGCGCGGGTTCCCCGCGTCTTCTGGAACTGTCGAGGGCGAGGTACCTGCGGGGGGTACCCCTTGGTTGTCGAGGGCGAGCAAACTGAGTCAAGACCCCGCGTCGCCGACAGGCGCAAGGGAATGCTAACGGGTGTTGAACCATGCGCGGGGGTCGCACCGCTTTTTTTTAGCTCGAATCTTTACTTGTTTAAGAACTGACTCGTATTTTTTAGGCGCGTTTTGAGTAAGAATCTTCTTACTCAAAAGCCGCCGCGATTGATATAGTTTTGTAGCCAAGGTTCAGAGATTTCCAATGCGCCAGCAATTCCTGCTAATGAAATCTTTTCTAAGAGCAGTCGATCTATTAGCTGCTTAATATCTTCTGAAATTTTTCTTTATCTAGGCTTTTCAACAAATTGATCAGAAAATTGGGATACAAGCCCCGTCGTAGAACGACGGCTTTGTATGGTATTATAAGTGTGGTTAAAATTTTCACTCCTTGTTTGCAGTCGATATACCAACATTGAGTTGTGAAACCGAGCCTGAACCAGTAATAGGAAAATAGTTGATGGGCAATGAATAAGTCATCCTAAAGACATCTAAAAAATAATATTTTCGGTATCCTTAAGTTGCGAGAGGACATTCCGAGACTCTAAACGAATGTGGGAGTAGGCATAAGACCTGGTTTCAGGCAATCTATGTTGAACCTTAACCCCATTCAGCGACCTTCTTTTTAGGTGGGCGTGGTGAGGAATCTCTGCACTTTGAAGGCCCAGAGGATGTCAAGACCACAATCATTGCATTTGTAATTTTGCGAGACACTCCGTTGGAAAAGCTGCCGTGTGTGAATATTCATACAAAAAACGCGCCATCGGTTTCACCGACTTAAAGGAAGTGTCGAGGGTGTTGATTATGACGAATTTTACCGTTTTTGACGATCACATGATAAACAAAAGTTGGACACGATAAAGTTAATTCTGACATATACAAAATTCCAGTAAAGAATTACTCTCCTATTTTCCTTTATGGGATTACCAACGTTAGTTAAGATGGCATCCTTGGTAAACTTCATCTCTTCAATCGACCGTTCTCCCGCCTCATCATCACCCGCGCCGCAAGCATCGGTGACAACCTGGCTTAGTCTAACGCCTTGTTGCTCGATCTGCTTAATTTTAGCGTTTAATCTTTTAATTTTTTATCATAGTTCTACGCAATAAATCGAGGGCAGAACAAGAACTCAAATAACGAGTTAGTTCGCGTCCTCTTTGATGACCAAACTTATACTCTTGAATAATAGTCTTATTTTCTGGAGTGGCAAGACCGATATAAACTAAACCCACGGGTTTGTTGGTTGTATCGCCTCCAGGTCCAGCTATACCAGTGATACTAATTCCCCAATCGGTATGTAGCTGTTGCTTGACTCCTAAAGCCATTTGCTCGGCAACAGTTTCACTCACTGCCCCGTACTTAGCTAAATCCTGAGAATTAACGTTTAACAAACCTTCTTTGATCTGGTTAGCATAGGCAATTATTCCTCCCCAAAAATAGCTGGAGCTACCAGGAATATCCGTCAGCATAGATCCTAAGCCTCCTCCTGTACAAGATTCGGCAACGCTTAAAGTCTGCTGGGCAGCTTGCAATAGTTTCCCGACTACAGAAGCTAAAGTTTCTTCATTACTACCAAAATAATTGAGTCCCGCAATATTTTTTATTTCTGTGGCTAAAGGCTCAATTAAGGCTAAAGCTTCTGCTTGAGAAGCAGCTTTAGCTGCAACCCGTAGGCGAACTTCTCCCTTACCAGCATAAGGAGCAACTGTAGGGTTATTAGATTCAAACAGATGGTTTACCTGTTCTGCTAGAGCAGACTCGCCAATACCGCGAAACCGCATCATTTCGCTGTAGATGATGTCTTTGCCCCAACCTTGACTTTTCAGAAAGGGAACGGCGGTTTCGTGCCACATTCGGTGCATTTCTGAAGGAACTCCAGGAAAAGTCATAATGGTAATGCCATCTTTGGGCTGCCAGATAATACCTGGGGCTGTTCCTGTAGGGTTAGGCAAAGTTTTGGCACCTTGAGGTACCATCGCCTGTTTGCGGTTGCTGGGGGTCATCTCTCGCCCCAGCAAAGCAAATTTGCTGCTAATGTCTTGAATTATTGCCCGATCTTCGACGAGATGAGTATTAAAAAAACTAGCAATTGTCTCTGTTGTCAAGTCATCTGGCGTTGGTCCTAAACCACCAGTAAAAATTAAAATAGATGAGCGATCGCAGGTAATATCTAATACTTGGTGAATCCGAGCTACGTTATCACCAACCACTGTTTGATAGTAATGGGGAATACCTAAACTGGCTAGCTCCTGAGCTAAATACTGACAGTTGGTATTCAGGATATCGCCTAAAAGTAATTCTGTACCAATACAAATAATTTCCGCGCTCATTGATTTTATTTATTAAAAAACTAGGCTATATGCTTGTAACTAAAAAAG
This DNA window, taken from Pleurocapsa sp. FMAR1, encodes the following:
- a CDS encoding competence/damage-inducible protein A — protein: MSAEIICIGTELLLGDILNTNCQYLAQELASLGIPHYYQTVVGDNVARIHQVLDITCDRSSILIFTGGLGPTPDDLTTETIASFFNTHLVEDRAIIQDISSKFALLGREMTPSNRKQAMVPQGAKTLPNPTGTAPGIIWQPKDGITIMTFPGVPSEMHRMWHETAVPFLKSQGWGKDIIYSEMMRFRGIGESALAEQVNHLFESNNPTVAPYAGKGEVRLRVAAKAASQAEALALIEPLATEIKNIAGLNYFGSNEETLASVVGKLLQAAQQTLSVAESCTGGGLGSMLTDIPGSSSYFWGGIIAYANQIKEGLLNVNSQDLAKYGAVSETVAEQMALGVKQQLHTDWGISITGIAGPGGDTTNKPVGLVYIGLATPENKTIIQEYKFGHQRGRELTRYLSSCSALDLLRRTMIKN